Proteins co-encoded in one Arthrobacter alpinus genomic window:
- a CDS encoding heavy-metal-associated domain-containing protein yields MCGTNNREDLNLTPTQDSSCACCSTPTISAQPSEASGTVYELEGLTCGHCVQTVEESVRAVAGVDSVTVTLVAGSTSTLTVAGPATQETIRAAVVSAGYTVL; encoded by the coding sequence ATGTGCGGAACCAACAACCGTGAAGACCTCAACCTGACGCCTACCCAGGACAGTTCCTGCGCGTGCTGCTCTACTCCGACAATTTCCGCCCAGCCATCCGAGGCATCAGGGACGGTATATGAGCTGGAAGGGCTGACCTGTGGGCATTGCGTCCAGACCGTGGAGGAGTCCGTCCGCGCCGTAGCCGGCGTAGATTCAGTGACCGTTACTCTGGTAGCAGGGTCCACCTCAACCCTGACAGTCGCCGGTCCGGCAACACAGGAAACAATACGCGCTGCCGTTGTGTCTGCAGGCTACACGGTCCTCTGA